Below is a window of Gracilinanus agilis isolate LMUSP501 unplaced genomic scaffold, AgileGrace unplaced_scaffold1451, whole genome shotgun sequence DNA.
AGGGATCCATCCAGGACAGAAAAAACTTTATTGTGAAAAGTGAACTCTAAATTTGGCTGCCCACCTGCCACGCTAATGAACCACAGCCAAAGGTGCCTTGGGCCCGGGCTCCAGGCAGAAAGATGGGCAGGAATGTGTTAACAGGCTTCCTACATTCGGGTCCACTCAGCTGGAGGATCCCGGGGACCTTTTGGTTTTCCAATTCGAATGTTGAAGCCTGTGGGAAAAGGGAAGGGTTAAGACCCAAGGGAACCcttgggaggggaagagaagaggcaaGAGGAAGACGTGTGATTGTGGGGTTCAACTTACCAAGGCTGCTGCTGGGCTGGAGGCCACTGGGACCCAGTCCTGGAATTGCAATGTCTGCCACATCCTCATAGGCCCCAGGCCCAGGGCAGTTCCTGGAAGGGTTGCTAGCTGTCCGTAAGATCCAATGGAAGCCCAGTTCAAAGCTCTGTGGCTTCTGGGGAACTGCCCACTCCCCAATCTCCCAGTGGGCctcaactgctctctcctccctacctccATATTCCTGCCCCACACTCACCTTTCCTTGCAGTGCCAGGGGCAAACACCTAGGGAGAAGGAAAGCAGCTATTGGTTGGGGCCCTGGAAAACCACCCTGCTTCCGAATgatcctgcccccccccccaacttcacCACTTACCGGAGACAGCAGGGGCCTCCCGGAACCCGGGGAGGAGCATTCAGGGCTTTCCAAGGCTGCAGAACTGGGTAAGGCTACGGAAGTGTATTCTGTGGGGGTCCCAGTGCCCCCACGAAGGGCTCTAGGCTTTACGGTGCTATACACTACCCCCTCGAGCTCTGCCTCTGCAGGATCACAAGCTGCTCCAGAGGGTCCCGGAGGGTGACCTCGCTTCTGCACCGAGGCATACATTGCAGCCATGACCAATAGGGCAAGGTACAGCCGAGTCCCTGAAAGAAACCCAACAGTGAGGACATGAGAGCACCCTCTTCTGACCCCTGCCACTTGGGTGGAATGGCAGGAAATGgagccctccctcctcccctacccatgagaaatcaatgATAAGAGGCAAATAGTTCTTCTCTTGTTTCCTGGGCCCTCCCAAAGGCAACATTGTCAACCCAATTCAGCTCTCCactgagaaaggaggaaagggtcCTGAGGAGAAGGGAAGGCACAGACCCTTAAGGAGCCAAGCTGGGATCTGAATGTGGCTTCTCCCTGATCCTACTGTCTCAAGACTTGGAGGGAGGGCagtcagaaaaagaaaccaaGTGGAAATTAAAGGGCTCAGAGAGCTGGGAAATtggcttctctccctcccttcaccaGTCGATAGGGACCCTAGGAATGGGGCAGGAGAGGACAGGCCAGTAGTTGAGAGACCTCTCCCTGGTCTCCTGCAGAGCCAAGACCAGGATTCTAAGCACTAAAGGAAATGAGGCCTCCTCCGTCATATAGGGGAGCCTTCAGGAGGAACAGAAAGTGCCTGGTgccatggggtgggggtgggggcagccaGGAATTGGTGAATGGAGAGGCACTGAGTTCCCCCCGAACGGGCCATGAAGCCTGTTTCCCCAACCCTCCACAATCTGAAAAAGGCCCAAAGAGTGAACATGAGGAAGGGAAGCTGTACCTGGTACCAGAAGCTGCTAGGGGAGGACTTTTCAGCtctgagagggagagggaggctcCTGGGCCCCAGAGCTTCCTCTCAGGAAGTGCTGCCTTGACAAGCCCAGCCCAGGCTATGACGTAAAGAGGCCCTCAGTCCAAGCCTCAAAGCATTCCTGGCTATGCTGGGACAGCTTCACAGCCGATGACAGAGATGCTGAATGttggaggaggagggaattcagGGCGGACAAGTGCCCAGAGGAAGGCCTAGCCTGAGAAGCACACGGCTCTGCTAATGTCCACCAGGGAGCAGCTGTACCTCACTTGGGGCAACTTGGGGGATAGGGAGGAAGCCAACAGAAAGCAATGCCTTCAGAGCAGGGGCTGGGGCAAGAGAAAATCTGGGCCAGGCTGCAGTGCTGGGGGGGTGGGAGGCAGGGGAGACAGACTTGTTTGGGGACTCCTCCACACCAGCACACAGAATCAAGAGGAAGGCAGCAAAGTTTTATTAAGAATCTGTTACATGTTCTAgtcacagtgctaagcactttccaaatgCCTTCCTAACCTCCACGATGACCAAGACTCAGGACACGGGTGATTCACGAGAGAGATCAGGCCTGGTCCAGTCATTTCTCAGAGCTGAAGCCTCCTAATCAGTCCTATTCTGAAGCCCAGagctcttctccctctctctatccacAGCAGGTTTCTCTTCGAGAAAGGCCTCCCAACCCCCTCACCTCCTCCACCAAATTCCTAGGGCTTCGGACTAATAAGCAGGGCCATTCACCATCTGCTCAGAGAAGTCAGAGCAGGAGAGTGAGGAAAACAAGGAGACAGTCTTCTAAGACTGGGTTTCCCCCCACAGACCTATAGGACTCTCGCCCTCCTCCTCTAAAGCTTGCCCACTAATGATCTCTCTCTGTTGGTAATTTCCACCTCCCACCCTGAGCTCGCAGACCAGGGGGTCCTGCGTGGCCTCCAAAAGTGTCCAAACAACTGTGGGGCCCAAAATGGCCAGCTCATTGGTAAATTCCTCGTGTGAAGCTTCAGTCCTTATTTTGTAAAGTTAGCTGTAGCATACAGCAGGCACAGTTGTGGCCTCAGTGTCAAGACAAATAGAAGATCATGAGGAGAAGTTCCTCCGAGAAAGGATGGAAAGGCCCCTTTCTAGGCTCCAAGGAGCCAGGGCTTCTCACCCTTGGGGCTACAAACTGTTGGGGTTTTTTAGAAAATATCTAGACAACTCTTTCAATGTAATGGGTTTCTGTTGTGGTACTGTGTATATTATTTTGTGCCCCTGAAAACATTATCCTAACAAGAGGTCCCTGGGCTGCATCAGCCTGCCAGAGGAGTTTATGACGACaccaaaaaaaaggttaagaatagctaccttaaaggaagccaggaactCAAAGAAGCAGATGTAATGGAGAGAGAGCATTCAGTCCAAATACATGGAAACAGGAGATGAGTGTTAAATCTGGATGGGCCAGACtttgaaataagtctggaaatgGCCAAAGGAATAAATTCAAGCTACCGACAGTTCCATGGGAATGCTAAAAGTTGCTGATAATCAGAAAAGTGAAAATTAaagaactaaaaggaaaattaaagaagTTTCACATGACACTCACTGAACTGGCAGAagttgagaaaaaaggaaaatggccgGTTGGAGGGGCTGTAGGAGCTGTTACTCGTGTGTGTGgcttgggaaaaaaatcacttgctCAGGATTGATTCAATGTTTGCCGGGTGAAGAACGGATTGCATTTCTTTGTacgttttatataaatatgtatgcagATTTACAAAGCAGAAAGTTTAGTTACAAAAGGGGGAAGAGATGGGCCAAGGCTAGTGGAGTTGGGGGCGGGGCGCCTTGGAGTACTGTGGACAGGAGAGAAGATAATGCTTTTCTCTGGTAAAGAAACAAGTCTGGAAAGGGTGCTGAgaaccagattatgaagggccTTCAGTTTCAGGCTGAGTGTGCCTCCTGGCAAGAAGATGTTCCAAACCTAAGAGCGCTTTGGTGCGATCTGTGACTTGGGAAAACAGACTGGCATCTGACACTGAATTATGCAGCTAATAAAGGTGACAGAAGAAGCTATGAACTAGGATGGTGGGAGTCAGGGGTTGGAGCTGAGTGGATATGTGGTGTGGGAGGGGGAACAGTTGAGGACAACTGGGAAACTGGATTAGGATGGCAGCAGCAGTTTCCAGAAACAGGAAAAGACTAAAAGAGGGGGagaaggtttgggttttttgggggTAGGGTGAGAACTGCAGCTGACACCAAAGGTGGATTTCCACTCCATTCTGTCctatatttatcctttttattaGGTTAGGGTTGGCAGGtgaaggaggcagctaagtgatgctGCCAAGTGGAGAGGGGCaattggcctggaatcaggaagagctcaTTTGACCTagagatacttcttagctgtgtggccctagactTAACCCGAACCCCTTTTTGCccgtttccccaactataaagtGGGGCCAGTAACAGCTCTTACCCTGTAGACTTGTCATGAGTCTCAGATGAGATATTTGCCTGAGATGATCTCATCTGACTTGTcaatatgttttcatctgtggAACTGTGAAACACACAAGTCCTTCACCTACGGGGGGGGGGAGCGGGGAGGGTCCCTCTCGAGGGGATTCTCTGGTCTGTCTGGATCCTGTGCTGGCTTATTTGGGCAGTAGCTACTTAAGGACCCAGAAAATTCTCCCACTACAGGAGAGAACCGAATAGAATGGGAACTCTTTCAAGAGTAAGGAAGGGATTGTTTGTTTCCCACTTCGGTCTCTTGCTTAGGTTTTGCCCACTCTCCGAGCCCGGAAAAAAAGAGCCAGGGGTCCTGAAACAGGCTTGGGAAGAGTCAGAGCTCTGGAGCCattcagggagagaaagaggcCAAGGCGGCAGGGCCAGAGAAAAAGGTTGTAGGAGGTGTTCAGCCAGCCAGCAAGGCTTCATTCAAGGGCCACGAGGTGCAAGACCTTTTGCTGGGCATGGGGATTGAGGAGATCGAGGCATGGGAGAGACTAGGACgagagccagagccagaaaaGACACGTGGCCTTAACCCTGGGGAAGTGAAAGTGGCGAGGTGGGGGGAGTGAGGTGGCCCAATAAAAGGCGGGGCCGGACCCGCCCTCACGTAGGCCGAAGGCTCGGTCCGGATTATGCACGCAGGTACGGAGGCCCGCGTCCATCTCACCTGGTGGTTGCCAAGCTTAGTCTCCCTGACAAGCGGTACAGCGAGGACCTACGAGTTCCGCCACAGCCCTGCCAGCGCTCAGCTCCCAACAGGGCCGAACGAGAAACACCACGTGACAAAGCTAAGCTGCGCATGCGCCTCCCCGAGTTCCCTGTAGGGAGAGGGAGGGGCTTGTGGAAGTTTTTTCATTGGCCCGCGGGAGGTCTCTCCGGGAAGAAGCCCCGAGGTTGGGCCGGATTGGCCCAGGCAGGCAGGATGAGTGTTCCCAGGCTGCCCATTGGCCCATGGTGCTAGAGGCCCGCCCGAGTCCCCGACCGGCCAGATTGGCCCCAGCAGCCCTGGGGGTGGTGGGGCAGCTAGCAGCCGATCGGAGGCCAGCTCTGGGCGCTCCCAGCAGG
It encodes the following:
- the LOC123254086 gene encoding uncharacterized protein LOC123254086 isoform X1 — translated: MAAMYASVQKRGHPPGPSGAACDPAEAELEGVVYSTVKPRALRGGTGTPTEYTSVALPSSAALESPECSSPGSGRPLLSPVFAPGTARKGTALGLGPMRMWQTLQFQDWVPVASSPAAALASTFELENQKVPGILQLSGPECRKPVNTFLPIFLPGARAQGTFGCGSLAWQQIPSSLS
- the LOC123254086 gene encoding uncharacterized protein LOC123254086 isoform X2 yields the protein MAAMYASVQKRGHPPGPSGAACDPAEAELEGVVYSTVKPRALRGGTGTPTEYTSVALPSSAALESPECSSPGSGRPLLSPVFAPGTARKGTALGLGPMRMWQTLQFQDWVPVASSPAAALASTFELENQKVPGILQLSGPECRKPVNTFLPIFLPGARAQGTFGCGSLAWQIPSSLS
- the LOC123254086 gene encoding uncharacterized protein LOC123254086 isoform X3, which produces MAAMYASVQKRGHPPGPSGAACDPAEAELEGVVYSTVKPRALRGGTGTPTEYTSVALPSSAALESPECSSPGSGRPLLSPVFAPGTARKGTALGLGPMRMWQTLQFQDWVPVASSPAAALASTFELENQKVPGILQLSGPECRKPVNTFLPIFLPGARAQGTFGCGSLAWQGH
- the LOC123254086 gene encoding tyrosine-protein phosphatase non-receptor type 18-like isoform X4 — translated: MAAMYASVQKRGHPPGPSGAACDPAEAELEGVVYSTVKPRALRGGTGTPTEYTSVALPSSAALESPECSSPGSGRPLLSPVFAPGTARKASNPSRNCPGPGAYEDVADIAIPGLGPSGLQPSSSLGFNIRIGKPKGPRDPPAEWTRM